The following coding sequences lie in one Aricia agestis chromosome 10, ilAriAges1.1, whole genome shotgun sequence genomic window:
- the LOC121731263 gene encoding proton-coupled folate transporter-like, with protein sequence MNKEEVPLKGPKEKPKEKTIRERIAHVRENITLEPVLITSVVPGVLARLATQNLNLDKACRVNLNYGDVVCNALIAKEGTQYQKEELAVQELIASMEAWKNLILTAIPSFLILFIGAWSDRTGKRKICILMPIVGEFLMCLSNILNAYYFYELPVQITMFFEAFFPAITGGWITTYMGAFSYIGEVSSEETRTFRVGVANLCLTAGGPIGTALSGILLKKIGYYGVFSISSVLYIFSLWHGFFYIKDPERPTINEKLKDEESSLFASVISFFNIKHIKETLSVAFKKGPNYRRTKSILILASIAFIYGPSYGEYTVRYLFTRFKFNWDALKYSFYNTFYICIHIIGALVSISIFSRRWKWQDATLGLMSTCSKFVGGLCTGLSRTSLEMYLAVAIETFNATSFTALRSISSKLATTDELGKMTSVFNLMEVVTSMVFGPIYSWIYMMTLTIDAGIVYYCSTVLTLVPILIFSWFYYQDKKAADREHRECKDNEEGKIKNSNCDNDNKKVKEDNIIDSIDLVDAKVKEEVIC encoded by the exons ATGAATAAGGAGGAGGTCCCCTTAAAAGGGCCCAAAGAAAAACCAAAGGAGAAGACAATAAGAGAAAGAATAGCGCACGTCAGAGAGAATATAACTTTAGAACCGGTACTAATAACGTCGGTCGTCCCCGGAGTGTTGGCAAGACTAGCgacacaaaatttaaatttggatAAAGCGTGTAGAGTTAACTTGAATTATGGAGACGTGGTTTGTAATGCCCTCATTGCGAAAGAAGGAACCCAATATCAGAAGGAGGAACTGGCTGTACAGGAGCTCATCGCGTCTATGGAAGCTTGGAAGAACTTGATTCTCACAGCGATACCGAGTTTCCTCATCCTCTTCATTGGTGCTTGGAGTGATAGAACTGGCAAACGCAAGATTTGCATCTTGATGCCGATTGTGGGGGAATTTCTTATGTGTCTCAGTAATATACTCAATGCGTACTATTTCTACGAGCTGCCTGTGCAAATCACGATGTTCTTCGAGGCCTTCTTCCCAGCGATCACCGGTGGCTGGATCACGACGTACATGGGAGCTTTTAGTTATATTGGTGAAGTGTCAAGTGAGGAAACGAGAACATTCAGAGTAGGTGTTGCTAATCTTTGCCTGACAGCTGGAGGACCCATCGGAACTGCACTCAGCGGTATATTACTAAAGAAGATTGGTTACTATGGAGTATTTTCTATATCATCTGTTCTATACATTTTTAGTCTTTGGCATGGTTTCTTTTATATCAAAGATCCTGAAAGACCTACGATCAACGAAAAGTTAAAG GATGAAGAAAGTAGTTTATTTGCGTCCGTAATATCTTTCTTTAATATAAAACACATAAAGGAAACGTTGTCGGTAGCATTCAAAAAGGGACCTAATTATCGAAGAACAAAGTCCATACTCATTTTAGCTTCGATTGCATTTATTTATGGTCCTTCTTACG GTGAATACACTGTGCGTTACCTCTTTACTCGCTTTAAATTTAATTGGGATGCACTGAAATACAGCTTCTATAATACCTTTTATATCTGCATCCACATCATCG gtGCATTGGTATCCATTAGTATTTTTAGTCGTAGATGGAAATGGCAAGACGCTACTTTAGGCTTGATGTCTACCTGCAGTAAATTTGTTGGCGGTCTGTGTACCGGTTTGTCTAGAACCTCATTAGAAATGTATCTTG CCGTTGCTATTGAAACTTTTAATGCAACATCGTTCACCGCCCTTAGATCGATTTCATCGAAGCTAGCAACAACTGATGAATTGG GGAAAATGACATCAGTATTCAATCTCATGGAGGTAGTAACCTCTATGGTGTTCGGTCCAATCTACTCGTGGATCTACATGATGACACTGACCATTGATGCTGGTATCGTCTACTATTGCAGCACTGTGTTGACGCTTGTGCCGATCCTAATTTTCAG ttgGTTTTACTACCAAGATAAAAAGGCTGCTGATCGTGAGCATAGAGAATGCAAAGATAACGAAGAAGGAAAAATTAAGAACTCTAACTGTGATAATGATAATAAGAAAGTTAAGGAAGACAATATAATAGATAGCATAGATTTAGTGGATGCTAAAGTGAAGGAAGAAGTTATTTGTTGA